The Desulfoscipio gibsoniae DSM 7213 genome contains a region encoding:
- a CDS encoding complex I subunit 4 family protein, whose translation MDFPILLAILLAPLVASLVLMFIPKEENILIKSVAAVGMFISLALSLYAYFAYNQDIGGLQFVFGHDMPWIKDLGVTFFLAVDGISLPMLLLTNLIGFSAIFASWNINNRPKEFFILLLLLIAGVMGTFIAHDLFIFLLFYEVVVIPIYIMVVIWGSSKRVTKEYAGMKLTMYLLIGSGFLLVGVIALFVKTTALAGAPDMSFTGMAVVAQQLERFDQIWLFALMLLGFGSLISMWPFHSWSPDGYAGAPTAVSMIHAGVLKKIGGYGLVKIAVYMLPLGASFWAPYMAVLGVIGVAYAAMGALAQKDLKYVVGYSSVSHMGYVILAVACLDVIGLNGAVANMFAHGVMAALFFSMIGFIYEKTHTRWIPDMGGLARQTPRLAVGFMMAAMASLGLPGLVSFIPEFTIFIASYQVYGGLAVIGIAGIIITALYVLRAGANTLFGPPRAEYDHLEDIRGPEMVPLVVLGTVLVVGGFLPSLLFDMINSGVVPLHAAISDALQLGGKF comes from the coding sequence ATGGATTTTCCTATCCTGTTAGCCATTCTGCTGGCACCGCTGGTTGCGTCATTAGTTCTGATGTTTATACCAAAGGAAGAAAACATACTGATTAAGAGTGTAGCCGCTGTGGGTATGTTTATATCCCTCGCCTTAAGTCTGTATGCCTACTTTGCTTACAACCAGGATATCGGTGGTCTGCAGTTTGTTTTCGGACATGACATGCCATGGATTAAAGATTTGGGCGTTACCTTTTTCCTGGCCGTGGACGGCATCAGCTTACCCATGCTGCTGCTGACCAACTTGATTGGTTTTTCAGCGATTTTTGCCTCCTGGAATATCAATAACCGGCCCAAGGAATTCTTTATACTGCTGCTGCTGTTGATTGCCGGTGTTATGGGCACGTTTATCGCCCACGACCTGTTCATATTCCTGCTGTTCTATGAAGTGGTGGTTATCCCCATTTATATTATGGTGGTTATTTGGGGTAGCTCAAAGCGGGTTACCAAGGAATATGCCGGTATGAAACTGACCATGTATTTGCTCATCGGAAGCGGTTTCCTGCTGGTTGGCGTTATTGCCCTGTTCGTTAAAACCACTGCCCTGGCCGGGGCTCCGGATATGAGTTTTACCGGGATGGCCGTTGTGGCGCAGCAGCTGGAACGATTTGATCAAATTTGGCTGTTTGCGCTGATGCTCCTTGGTTTTGGTTCACTGATATCCATGTGGCCGTTCCACTCCTGGTCACCCGATGGTTACGCCGGTGCTCCTACTGCGGTTAGTATGATCCACGCCGGCGTGTTGAAAAAAATCGGTGGCTATGGTTTAGTGAAAATAGCTGTTTATATGCTGCCGCTGGGTGCTTCATTCTGGGCACCGTATATGGCCGTACTTGGTGTGATTGGCGTGGCCTACGCCGCCATGGGTGCCCTGGCCCAGAAAGACCTTAAATATGTCGTCGGTTATTCCAGTGTCAGCCACATGGGCTATGTCATTTTGGCCGTAGCCTGCCTGGATGTCATTGGTTTGAACGGTGCAGTGGCCAACATGTTTGCACACGGTGTAATGGCGGCTTTGTTCTTCTCTATGATCGGCTTTATTTACGAAAAAACTCATACCCGCTGGATTCCGGATATGGGCGGCCTGGCCCGGCAAACGCCGCGGTTGGCTGTGGGATTCATGATGGCAGCCATGGCTTCCCTGGGATTGCCCGGTTTAGTCAGCTTTATTCCCGAATTTACCATCTTCATTGCCAGTTACCAGGTATACGGCGGACTGGCGGTTATCGGTATTGCGGGTATCATTATCACGGCTCTTTATGTGCTGCGTGCCGGTGCCAACACCCTTTTTGGCCCGCCGCGTGCGGAATATGATCACCTGGAAGATATCAGGGGACCGGAAATGGTGCCTTTGGTTGTACTGGGTACCGTACTGGTGGTTGGAGGTTTCCTCCCCTCCCTGTTGTTCGACATGATTAACAGCGGCGTCGTGCCCCTGCATGCTGCGATAAGCGACGCGCTCCAGTTAGGGGGGAAGTTTTAA
- a CDS encoding AAA family ATPase, translating to MNNNTAYQGSDKYIASQELISAVNVAAALNRPLLIKGEPGTGKTMLALSVADNLNMQLLIWNIKSTTKAQDGLYVYDTVQRLYDSQFGEGDVRDIKQYIKLGKLGEAFISDERVVLLIDEIDKADIEFPNDLLWELDQMSFYIPETGETITARHRPIVAITSNAEKELPDAFLRRCIFHYIAFPDEEMMRQIINVHYPNLQKELVRAAVNAFYSIRNLPGLQKKPSTSELLDWVQALAVGGIDPRIIEKEIPLPGVLLKKDNDMALWQRKHGGEAGDARTAGKKNITSYWRS from the coding sequence ATGAATAACAACACAGCATATCAAGGTTCGGATAAGTATATTGCATCACAAGAACTAATCAGTGCTGTCAATGTAGCTGCGGCTCTTAACCGCCCGCTTTTAATCAAGGGCGAACCGGGTACCGGTAAAACTATGCTGGCACTAAGCGTTGCTGATAATTTAAACATGCAACTGCTGATCTGGAACATCAAATCCACCACCAAGGCCCAGGATGGGTTATATGTGTACGACACAGTGCAGCGTTTATACGACAGCCAGTTCGGTGAAGGTGACGTGCGCGATATCAAGCAGTATATAAAACTGGGTAAGCTGGGCGAGGCATTTATTTCCGATGAGCGGGTTGTATTGCTGATTGATGAAATTGATAAAGCTGACATAGAGTTCCCCAATGACTTGCTGTGGGAATTGGATCAGATGAGTTTTTATATTCCCGAGACCGGCGAAACAATTACGGCCAGGCATCGACCCATCGTGGCCATTACCAGCAATGCCGAGAAGGAACTGCCGGACGCTTTTCTGCGCAGGTGTATATTCCATTATATTGCCTTTCCGGATGAGGAAATGATGCGCCAAATTATTAATGTACACTACCCGAATCTGCAAAAAGAGCTGGTTCGTGCCGCTGTCAACGCCTTTTACAGCATCCGAAACCTGCCTGGATTGCAGAAAAAACCCAGCACCAGCGAGCTTTTGGACTGGGTACAGGCTCTGGCGGTTGGTGGTATTGACCCGCGTATAATTGAAAAAGAGATACCTCTTCCAGGGGTGCTTCTTAAAAAGGATAACGACATGGCGTTATGGCAACGCAAGCACGGTGGTGAAGCCGGGGACGCCCGAACGGCAGGAAAGAAAAATATTACCAGTTACTGGCGGAGTTGA
- a CDS encoding NADH-quinone oxidoreductase subunit N gives MPADMFALTLPFNPSALTLEMLTAVLALGVLILGIVVPKGSKHGLGWVSLLGILGILAVAVSLWGEKRELLNGMYLLDNYALFWKITFLTAAALVILGCMRFVDKMGNQSEYYSITIFATLGMMVMASAGDFITFYLGLELMTLSFVILVCFRKTDAKSVEAGIKYLLLAGMSSAVLLYGLSLIYGLTGSITILEVSRIIAMQPLSPALMLAVVMVIAGLGFKISAVPFHMWSPDVYEGAPTPVTAYLAVGSKAASLAIILRIFIAGLPGIWESWAMVIAILAAVTIIVGNLVAIPQTNIKRMLAYSSIAQAGYIMVGLVTATEAGIKGVMFYAFLYVFATMAAFTVVAYFYNNTGSDELKDYAGLAQRSPLMAAVMLVALLSMAGIPPLAGFAGKFYLFKTIVDGYLWLVFIGLIMSMVSVYYYLRVALVMYRDDPIDATPIKVSSPVAVTLIVATIATLVIGVYPGPLSEVVNNAAHTFFLH, from the coding sequence ATGCCAGCTGATATGTTTGCTTTAACGTTACCGTTTAACCCTTCTGCATTGACATTGGAAATGCTGACCGCCGTGTTGGCACTTGGCGTGCTCATACTGGGCATTGTTGTGCCCAAAGGCTCCAAGCACGGACTGGGTTGGGTCAGCCTGCTGGGTATACTGGGCATACTGGCTGTGGCCGTTTCCTTATGGGGTGAAAAGCGGGAACTGCTGAATGGTATGTACCTGCTGGACAACTACGCGCTGTTTTGGAAAATAACTTTCCTGACGGCGGCGGCGTTGGTGATACTGGGCTGTATGCGCTTTGTTGATAAAATGGGCAACCAGTCCGAGTATTACAGCATTACTATATTTGCTACCTTGGGTATGATGGTCATGGCCTCGGCGGGAGACTTTATCACTTTCTACCTCGGCCTGGAATTAATGACTCTGTCATTTGTCATTTTGGTTTGCTTTCGCAAAACAGATGCCAAGTCAGTGGAGGCAGGCATTAAGTATTTATTGCTGGCCGGTATGAGCTCTGCAGTGCTGCTGTATGGATTAAGCCTGATCTATGGCCTCACCGGCAGCATAACCATACTTGAGGTAAGCAGAATTATCGCCATGCAGCCTCTATCACCTGCGCTGATGCTGGCTGTTGTGATGGTTATCGCCGGTCTTGGATTTAAAATATCCGCTGTGCCGTTCCATATGTGGTCACCTGACGTTTACGAAGGTGCTCCTACTCCGGTAACGGCGTACCTGGCCGTGGGTTCCAAGGCGGCATCGCTGGCTATTATTTTGCGGATATTCATTGCCGGCCTGCCGGGTATATGGGAAAGCTGGGCTATGGTGATTGCCATTCTGGCCGCGGTAACCATTATTGTCGGCAACCTGGTGGCCATACCTCAAACCAACATCAAAAGGATGCTGGCCTACTCCAGTATAGCCCAGGCAGGTTATATAATGGTGGGACTGGTTACTGCTACAGAAGCTGGTATCAAGGGTGTCATGTTCTACGCGTTCCTGTATGTATTTGCTACAATGGCTGCCTTTACCGTGGTGGCTTACTTCTACAACAACACCGGAAGTGATGAACTGAAGGATTATGCCGGTTTGGCCCAGCGCTCTCCTCTGATGGCGGCGGTGATGCTGGTGGCGCTGTTAAGTATGGCCGGTATACCTCCCCTGGCCGGTTTTGCAGGCAAATTCTATTTGTTCAAGACCATTGTGGACGGTTACCTGTGGTTAGTATTTATTGGTTTGATTATGAGCATGGTGTCAGTGTATTATTACCTGCGGGTGGCACTGGTCATGTATCGTGATGATCCCATTGATGCAACCCCCATCAAGGTATCCAGTCCTGTAGCCGTGACATTGATTGTTGCCACGATCGCTACACTGGTCATCGGTGTCTATCCGGGACCGCTCTCCGAGGTGGTTAATAACGCCGCCCATACATTCTTTCTGCACTAG
- the nuoL gene encoding NADH-quinone oxidoreductase subunit L: protein MLVEYAMQHAWLVPLLPALAFVVIVFLTRPWQKLSAIVAVGSMALSCVIATLAAYGIFTNHEYAEKPLVYATRWFSLGLPGMPNLQIDVGVQLDPVSAMMMVMVSFISTFIFLYSIGYMDGEDGFSVFFSYLSLFGASMLLLVISSNLLQMFIAWELVGLCSYLLIGFYTHKISAREAAKKAFVTCRVADFGLLLGILALQIIFGTLNLTELGERIADFEEYTTFGMLTLIAVLVFIGPIGKSGQFPLHVWLPDAMEGPTPVSALIHAATMVVAGVYLVGRTMFLFHEVESAMQLVAVTGAFTALFAATIAITQREIKKILAYSTVSQLGYMMLALGVGSLTAGMFHMWTHAFFKALMFLGAGSVLVALHHKADVWEMGGLVKKMPITAWTFVIGGLAIAGIPPFSGFWSKDEILVATLAEGHYVLFAMAAFTAFLTAFYMWRMIFLAFFGKENPANHPKESPWTMTVPLVVLAVGAIGAGWLGTPWHNVWAEWIYFGHPHHAAANYGAMLLSIVLAGSGIYLAYTLYLKDAEKKRAKAMAKWFGPVYRMLCNKYYIDELYLWFNHALVDGTAKLFYLFDIYVMDNIVNGFGAFAKLSGDGLRVFQSGRMQNYVLIFFLGVLAVAVLMAFTGPSAASLVLGGVK, encoded by the coding sequence ATGCTTGTTGAATATGCAATGCAGCATGCATGGTTGGTGCCGCTCCTTCCCGCCCTTGCCTTTGTGGTAATAGTTTTTCTCACCCGGCCATGGCAAAAGTTAAGTGCCATCGTGGCGGTGGGATCAATGGCCTTGTCCTGTGTCATTGCCACACTGGCGGCGTACGGGATTTTTACCAATCATGAGTATGCGGAAAAACCGCTGGTTTACGCCACGCGCTGGTTTTCCCTGGGACTGCCGGGAATGCCTAATTTGCAAATAGACGTGGGGGTACAGCTGGACCCTGTATCGGCCATGATGATGGTCATGGTTTCGTTTATATCTACATTCATCTTTTTGTATTCCATCGGCTATATGGATGGAGAAGATGGTTTCTCAGTATTCTTTTCTTACCTGTCACTGTTCGGTGCCTCCATGCTTCTGCTGGTTATTTCCAGCAATCTGCTGCAAATGTTTATCGCCTGGGAGCTGGTGGGACTATGTTCATATCTGTTGATCGGTTTTTATACCCACAAGATATCAGCCCGGGAGGCAGCCAAAAAAGCCTTCGTCACCTGCCGGGTGGCGGACTTTGGTCTGCTGCTGGGTATTTTGGCGCTGCAAATAATATTTGGCACGCTGAACCTGACCGAACTGGGTGAAAGAATTGCTGACTTTGAAGAATATACCACCTTCGGCATGCTTACATTGATTGCCGTGTTGGTATTTATAGGACCGATCGGTAAATCCGGTCAATTTCCACTGCACGTTTGGCTGCCGGATGCTATGGAAGGCCCTACTCCGGTCAGCGCGCTGATCCACGCCGCCACCATGGTCGTGGCCGGTGTATACCTGGTTGGCCGCACCATGTTCCTGTTCCATGAAGTGGAGTCGGCCATGCAGCTGGTGGCCGTCACCGGCGCCTTTACCGCGCTGTTTGCTGCGACCATTGCTATTACGCAGCGGGAGATTAAAAAGATACTTGCTTATTCCACCGTCAGCCAGCTGGGCTATATGATGCTGGCCCTGGGGGTGGGCAGCCTGACCGCGGGTATGTTCCACATGTGGACCCACGCTTTCTTCAAGGCCTTGATGTTCCTGGGTGCCGGTAGTGTGCTGGTTGCCCTGCACCACAAGGCTGATGTATGGGAAATGGGTGGACTGGTTAAGAAAATGCCCATTACTGCCTGGACATTTGTCATTGGCGGTTTGGCCATTGCCGGTATACCACCATTTTCGGGCTTTTGGAGTAAGGACGAAATTTTAGTTGCTACTTTGGCCGAAGGACATTACGTGCTGTTTGCCATGGCGGCGTTTACCGCGTTTTTAACTGCGTTTTATATGTGGCGAATGATTTTCCTGGCATTCTTCGGCAAAGAAAATCCCGCCAATCATCCCAAAGAGTCTCCATGGACCATGACCGTTCCGCTGGTGGTTCTCGCAGTGGGTGCCATAGGCGCCGGCTGGTTGGGTACACCCTGGCACAACGTGTGGGCGGAGTGGATTTACTTCGGGCATCCGCACCATGCTGCGGCTAATTATGGAGCCATGCTGTTGTCAATAGTGCTGGCCGGTAGCGGTATCTATTTGGCCTATACATTGTATTTGAAGGATGCTGAAAAGAAACGGGCCAAAGCTATGGCTAAATGGTTCGGTCCCGTATACCGGATGCTTTGCAATAAATACTACATTGACGAGCTGTACCTGTGGTTCAATCACGCGCTGGTGGACGGCACAGCCAAACTGTTTTACCTGTTTGACATTTACGTAATGGACAATATTGTGAACGGGTTTGGTGCCTTCGCCAAGCTGTCCGGGGATGGTTTGCGTGTGTTCCAATCCGGTCGGATGCAGAACTATGTGTTGATTTTCTTCCTTGGCGTGTTGGCTGTGGCTGTATTAATGGCCTTTACCGGTCCGTCCGCCGCCAGCCTGGTTCTGGGAGGTGTTAAGTAA